DNA from Lagenorhynchus albirostris chromosome 15, mLagAlb1.1, whole genome shotgun sequence:
AGCTTTGAAAGGCCTCTTTTTTGATGCTGGTAAACACTCTTGAAGAGAAGCTGGTTTCAGAGAGAGTCCCCTTTACTAGAAGTGAGCTTTTCGGGGCCAGGCCTGGTGGGCTGAATGCAatctgccctccccctgccccttaaGTGGGGGTCCAGCTGTGGACACAGGACTCAGCCAGCGAGACCACTGAGGCCTGATAGCAAGAGTCCTTCCCACCTGGACTCAGCCCCCAAGACAGAGGTTCTCAAGCCCCAGAGACCGCAGCTTCTTCGAACACCTGGTTCTAGGTGGAGGGAGCACCCATCCCCAGCTGGGGTCATGGACCAGGTGCCTGTCTCCTGCCAGTGTCCTCTGCTGCCCAGCGTGGCAGGGTTCCCCAAGCTCTGCTGTGAGCTTGACCAGCCTGGCAGGTCCAGCCTATCACCACCCTCCACATCGCAGCTTCAGGTGACTCTAGAAATGGGGGATGAGGAACccccccttttctctcccttaaGTTCCCCACAGGATGAGCTGAAACCCTCACAGCTTAGGCCACCACAACCAGGAGGAGTCAGGGCACCTCTAGGGCTCTGGGCCCATGGAGAGGTTCCAGCAGGTGGTGGAACCTCTGGCCCCCTGCAGCGGGGAGTCCAGGTGAGCACAGGCTTGAAGTCACCTTTACTGGCTGGGGGTCCTGAGTCCCATCTCTATGTGGGTCCCAATGTCCCCACATCTCATCCAGCATTTTGGGGGTATGCCCTGGGGTCTCGGGCGACTTCCCTGCTGGAGACTCCACATGCCTTCCTGGGAGTCCTGGTGCTGGCTGTGTTGGGCCGGGTGGATCCTTGAGGCCTCCTACCACCTGATGCTGAGGCTGGAGCCAGCCTTTTCCACCGCGTGGTAGCTTGTGTGCAGCAGGCGGCTGGCCTGCTCTGAGCCCTCGCCCTGCAGCCAGTGCCCATACAGCTCCTGGACTCCAGGCGCGTCCTCTGGTGCCTCGGTCCTGACCATGCTGTATAGCCTCTCAACCTGCTGCAGAAGCTCCTTGCCAGGCATGTCAGGGGCCTTGAGCTGGCCTCCACCATTCAAGCAGCCTGTGGCAGAGAAGGACGGGCAGAAGTGTGGTCAAGGGGAGGGTGTCAGCACACGGGGTCCCAGAGGGCCCACTCTGTGTGCAGCTACCTGCAGGGCAGGCCATGACCTCCACATAGTGGTATGGGCAGCGCCCTCGCTTGAGCTTTTGTACCAGGTTCTGGATGTTGCGGAAGCCGTAGGCCGCGGCGAAGTGCAGCAGGACCTGGCCCTCCCTCTCCAGAGTCACCTCTTGGAGGTCCTTGTTCCTGAGGGCACACAGAGCAGGCTGTCCACACGGCACGCCCAGGCTTCCTCCCGGGTGGGGGACAGTGATAGGGGAGGGTAGAAGGCTCCCTTCAATGAGTGGGGCAGGTGGCCTCAGCCCCAGCCTTGGTTTCCTGGTCTGTAGAATGGGAACCCCACCTTCCCAAGGTCTGACAAAGGCCCCAGCCCGCCCTCCCTGGAATGGGGACTCACGTTGGGACACACCCTGTGCCAGGAAAACTGTCCTGCCACCATGGGCCTCTGGGGCCCTGGGTCACCGTGCTGTGGGTAGGGGACACTGGGTCCTATGATGAGGAGACCAAGGGCTGGAGAGCTCTGGCCCCTTCACATGAGCCAGAGGGGAGGGCCCAGCTCCTGCCTGGTGCCCCGAGAGGCTGCCCTGCCCCAAGCTCCAGCCCTTCCCACTGACCTCAGGGGTCTGTAGGTGACTTCAGTGACGTGGATTCCAAAGAGCTCCTGGGCTGCATGCCGGAACACGTGCTCCAGGTAGCCCCCCGAGCCCCCACCCTGATGGCTGGTAGGCTCCTGGGCAGATACACTGCTGCACCTGGGGAGGAGGGCATGGCCTCAGGTGGTAGTGGGGCTGCTGTCCACCAAGGCTTCTGGGTAACCTCTGTAACTTCTGTTTGAGAGCACTTGCTTTCTAAGTGGAAGATGAGTCACAGACTCCAGGGCTTTGTGGGTGTGTCAGGAGGAGGCTCTGGGGGAAAAGGACTGTCCCCTCCGTCATGTCACCTGTTCTGGGGAGCTCAGACCTGTATGAAGCTGGGGTCAGCTCTGATAACCATCAGCCAATTGTCCACAGGCTGCCTCGTGAACTCAACCACCTCTGGACACCAACACATACCACGGGGCAGATGCAAAACCAACCAGAAGGAAGCTGAGGCAGAGAAGAGGGGCGAGGACAGTGCCTGCCCCTGCCTCGTCCCTTCTGCTGCCCACCAGGACACCTCCGACCCCAAGGTCAAGAGCACCCCAATGCTGGACAAGCTTACTGCCCCTGACATGGCAGGCACAACGTACAGACTGTCCAGGGGAGCCGACTCCAGCTCTGACAGTGAGACCCCTTCTTCTTCCAGCAGCTTGAAGACTTCTCCTACGATGAGACCACAGCACAGACAGACGCTCTTCAGCTGAATCTCAACAAAAACAGAGACCATGAAAGGTCCCCACCACCTGCATCCCTAGCAACCTGTGAGTGGCCAGACGTCCAGCCCCTGCTCGTGAGTGGGGGATGAACCCAGCCAGAGGCAACTCCACTTCTGAAGGGCCTCCCGGTGCTGTGGTGGGGCAGACGCGCCTGACCCTGGGGTGCCTCGCAATGCGCCTGGAGTGGGCAGGGCACTGCGTCCCTGGACAGCGACCCTTCCTGGATCGTCTGCCTCCCGGGTgggcattcatttttcttttaagcattTGGGAGCCTCTGCAAGGCTGCTCAACTCACAGACGGGGTGACCAACATGAGCCAGGGGGATTGTGCTGGGCCTTATGCTGGGGACACAGCGCCAGCAGGCTCGGGGCCCCGCACCTGTTGTGATGACACAATCCACATCGCGTGTCTGGTGCTCTTGGCTGAAGAAGTCGGGTCTGGAGGCTTCCAGCTTTTTGTCGTAGCAGGGCATCACCGTCACGTGGTAGATCTTGTCGGGGGTCAAATGCTGCGTGGAGAACACGGCAGTGGTGCAGCTGCCTGGCCCCAGCAGCAAAGGCTGAGGCGGGGGTGACAGCACAGGCACGGCTGGGAGCACAGTTCTGTGTGTGGGTCCTGACCACTGCAGTCTTGGCTCATTTTGTAAGATGTCCCTGTTACCTGCTGCTGGGAGAAGAAGTCCTTGACCAGGGAGCCCATGACCTGCTGCGGGGACCGGGCGGTGCTGATGTAGGGGAGGAGGACGTTCCCGTGGGTCTTCTCGGCGTAGCAGATCCAGCCTGAGGCCGACacagggtgggggtggtgggggaagcAAGCAGGGCAGGGGTGTGACTTTCTGGGGTGGACCGACTTGTACAGGAGTTAGGAGCCCACTAAGCCCCCACTGTGCTGTCGCCGATACGTATCTCAGGTGTCCCTATGATCACCCCTCTGGGAACTGAAGCGACTACAGGTGACCCTCAGGCAGTGCCTGCTGAcgagcccctcccccagcactccCGTCACCCATGTCCAGCTGTTGACATCGGTCCGCAGCATCAGCATACCTGGGCAGGCGGAAGTCAGCACAGGCAAGGCCTGCTTGGAATCGGCTTGTGCTCGGAATCGCCGCACGAACTCCCACTGGCTCTCGAGGAGGCTGAAGTTCCTCGAGAAGGCGGTATCAAACACGTAGTGTGCCCCTGCAAGGGAGCACCCACCTCACCCCAAGAAGGATGGCCACAGCCCCAGGCGCTGCCCACCTCGCCCCGGGAGCAGGGCTCTGCCTTCCCGTGGGGCGTCACATGACACGCTGGTGTGCATGCAGACAGCCCGGTGTCCTTGGGCTTTCCTTCCTTTGAGCTCAGTGGCTGCCAGGGACCAGGCCAAACTCTGCATGCTGCCTAGGGCAGCCGCCGGCACCGGGGCTCACCCCACGTCCTCCCAGCCCTACTCCCAGCACGCAGAGGTCGACCAGCTGATCTGAGCCAGAACCCAACTCAGACCTGGGAGATGTGCCTTGATGGTGATAGTTTAAAAACAATATTAGGAGTGGGTAAATTCCAGACTCGGGGAAGTGCAACATCAGAATTCAGACAGCTTTCTATTAAAAGGCACTGCTCTCTGTATCAAAACAGAACTTCAAGTTGAAGTCAACCTCAGATAGAGTTCCTGATGTATTTAAGCCCAGTGATAGTGGGGCATGACGAGCCCCTCGCCAGCTCTCGTGTCCAAGCTGGAGCTTACCCAAGGTTCAGCACctacctatttttttaaagaacgcGGTTAATTTCCTGGCAGTGTCTGTAGGATTCAGCTGAAATCTCACAGCCAGTGATGCTCTGGACTGGGGAGAGACCGAGATGACAACCAGCCTCTGCTGATCGGGCGCCACCATCTGCAAAGCAAGGGACCTGCCGCTCACTCTGTGTGTTTAACAGATTCCAAGCCTAACTCTATCAGGCATGTCATTTTTGCAAACACGTAGAACCTAAAGTTTAGGGTTAACACTTCAATGTCAAAATACAAGTAATTGACTGAGATCCCACCGATGAGACCTAAAAACGTCAGGAGTCACTAGGAGACATAGGACAAAGGGCACCAGAAGATGAGCTGCCCTGACAACACGAGTGAGGGATGCTGGGGTTGATGTCGGGTTAGAGTGGCATTCCAAAGACTGTCCCACCGCTCACCTTATTAGCACCTAGAACCTTCCGCAGCTCCTCGTGGCTCTGCTGAGTGATGAGCACGGTCTCTGCCGAAGTGACGCAGCCACTGCACGCCAGGCAGTCGTCCAGCGAGATCTTGGCCCTCTCCAGCTTCTTTGTCCCTCCATCCTGGAAGCACAAGAACCTGGTACCCCAAGGGCCCTCCGCATGAGGACGTGGAGCTCTCAGATGATGGGACCCACAGGAAACCTTCATTCTCCGTCTCACAACACTGACAACCAACTACTGGGTTTATGTGCTGTAAGttcttagaaattaaatatttattgcagaAACACGTATACACGTTCTAGATTTTCATAGTGGCACCAAATTCTAACTTCGGTACAAACTTGGCTGCACGTCAGATCATACTGAAGAGGCTTGCTGCCCGCCAGGGGTGGGAGACGGGCATTAAACCTgcaaaggagcagctgactcatCACAGAGGCCCTGGACAGTCATTGGTCCCCAGGCTGCCCTCACGGGGCTGTGGGGACAGGAAAATGCCCAAGGCCAGGCTCTaaatggaggaggaagagaaaggcaagGGCAAAGATTAAGGAAGAAAGGACAGAGGGACAAggaaaggggcagagggaggagatggCAGGAGCCTGTGCCCACCTGGGCTGTGCCTGCCCAGTGCCAACACATGGAAGAGTGGGT
Protein-coding regions in this window:
- the CIAO3 gene encoding cytosolic iron-sulfur assembly component 3 isoform X4; translated protein: MMGVTSKSVRFLCFQDGGTKKLERAKISLDDCLACSGCVTSAETVLITQQSHEELRKVLGANKMVAPDQQRLVVISVSPQSRASLAVRFQLNPTDTARKLTAFFKKIGAHYVFDTAFSRNFSLLESQWEFVRRFRAQADSKQALPVLTSACPGWICYAEKTHGNVLLPYISTARSPQQVMGSLVKDFFSQQQPLLLGPGSCTTAVFSTQHLTPDKIYHVTVMPCYDKKLEASRPDFFSQEHQTRDVDCVITTGEVFKLLEEEGVSLSELESAPLDSLCSSVSAQEPTSHQGGGSGGYLEHVFRHAAQELFGIHVTEVTYRPLRNKDLQEVTLEREGQVLLHFAAAYGFRNIQNLVQKLKRGRCPYHYVEVMACPAGCLNGGGQLKAPDMPGKELLQQVERLYSMVRTEAPEDAPGVQELYGHWLQGEGSEQASRLLHTSYHAVEKAGSSLSIRW
- the CIAO3 gene encoding cytosolic iron-sulfur assembly component 3 isoform X3, whose product is MASLFSGALQLTDLDDFIAPSQDCIKPMRVDKRPGSGVAKIHVEDDGSYFQVSQDGGTKKLERAKISLDDCLACSGCVTSAETVLITQQSHEELRKVLGANKMVAPDQQRLVVISVSPQSRASLAVRFQLNPTDTARKLTAFFKKIGAHYVFDTAFSRNFSLLESQWEFVRRFRAQADSKQALPVLTSACPGWICYAEKTHGNVLLPYISTARSPQQVMGSLVKDFFSQQQHLTPDKIYHVTVMPCYDKKLEASRPDFFSQEHQTRDVDCVITTGEVFKLLEEEGVSLSELESAPLDSLCSSVSAQEPTSHQGGGSGGYLEHVFRHAAQELFGIHVTEVTYRPLRNKDLQEVTLEREGQVLLHFAAAYGFRNIQNLVQKLKRGRCPYHYVEVMACPAGCLNGGGQLKAPDMPGKELLQQVERLYSMVRTEAPEDAPGVQELYGHWLQGEGSEQASRLLHTSYHAVEKAGSSLSIRW
- the CIAO3 gene encoding cytosolic iron-sulfur assembly component 3 isoform X5, which translates into the protein MASLFSGALQLTDLDDFIAPSQDCIKPMRVDKRPGSGVAKIHVEDDGSYFQVSQDGGTKKLERAKISLDDCLACSGCVTSAETVLITQQSHEELRKVLGANKMVAPDQQRLVVISVSPQSRASLAVRFQLNPTDTARKLTAFFKKIGAHYVFDTAFSRNFSLLESQWEFVRRFRAQADSKQALPVLTSACPGWICYAEKTHGNVLLPYISTARSPQQVMGSLVKDFFSQQQPLLLGPGSCTTAVFSTQHLTPDKIYHVTVMPCYDKKLEASRPDFFSQEHQTRDVDCVITTGEVFKLLEEEGVSLSELESAPLDSLCSSVSAQEPTSHQGGGSGGYLEHVFRHAAQELFGIHVTEVTYRPLRNKDLQEVTLEREGQVLLHFAAAYGFRNIQNLAA
- the CIAO3 gene encoding cytosolic iron-sulfur assembly component 3 isoform X2; translation: MASLFSGALQLTDLDDFIAPSQDCIKPMRVDKRPGSGVAKIHVEDDGSYFQVSQDGGTKKLERAKISLDDCLACSGCVTSAETVLITQQSHEELRKVLGANKMVAPDQQRLVVISVSPQSRASLAVRFQLNPTDTARKLTAFFKKIGAHYVFDTAFSRNFSLLESQWEFVRRFRAQADSKQALPVLTSACPAGNRDILQNEPRLQWSGPTHRTVLPAVPVLSPPPQPLLLGPGSCTTAVFSTQHLTPDKIYHVTVMPCYDKKLEASRPDFFSQEHQTRDVDCVITTGEVFKLLEEEGVSLSELESAPLDSLCSSVSAQEPTSHQGGGSGGYLEHVFRHAAQELFGIHVTEVTYRPLRNKDLQEVTLEREGQVLLHFAAAYGFRNIQNLVQKLKRGRCPYHYVEVMACPAGCLNGGGQLKAPDMPGKELLQQVERLYSMVRTEAPEDAPGVQELYGHWLQGEGSEQASRLLHTSYHAVEKAGSSLSIRW
- the CIAO3 gene encoding cytosolic iron-sulfur assembly component 3 isoform X1; amino-acid sequence: MASLFSGALQLTDLDDFIAPSQDCIKPMRVDKRPGSGVAKIHVEDDGSYFQVSQDGGTKKLERAKISLDDCLACSGCVTSAETVLITQQSHEELRKVLGANKMVAPDQQRLVVISVSPQSRASLAVRFQLNPTDTARKLTAFFKKIGAHYVFDTAFSRNFSLLESQWEFVRRFRAQADSKQALPVLTSACPGWICYAEKTHGNVLLPYISTARSPQQVMGSLVKDFFSQQQPLLLGPGSCTTAVFSTQHLTPDKIYHVTVMPCYDKKLEASRPDFFSQEHQTRDVDCVITTGEVFKLLEEEGVSLSELESAPLDSLCSSVSAQEPTSHQGGGSGGYLEHVFRHAAQELFGIHVTEVTYRPLRNKDLQEVTLEREGQVLLHFAAAYGFRNIQNLVQKLKRGRCPYHYVEVMACPAGCLNGGGQLKAPDMPGKELLQQVERLYSMVRTEAPEDAPGVQELYGHWLQGEGSEQASRLLHTSYHAVEKAGSSLSIRW
- the CIAO3 gene encoding cytosolic iron-sulfur assembly component 3 isoform X6; its protein translation is MASLFSGALQLTDLDDFIAPSQDCIKPMRVDKRPGSGVAKIHVEDDGSYFQVSQDGGTKKLERAKISLDDCLACSGCVTSAETVLITQQSHEELRKVLGANKMVAPDQQRLVVISVSPQSRASLAVRFQLNPTDTARKLTAFFKKIGAHYVFDTAFSRNFSLLESQWEFVRRFRAQADSKQALPVLTSACPGWICYAEKTHGNVLLPYISTARSPQQVMGSLVKDFFSQQQPLLLGPGSCTTAVFSTQHLTPDKIYHVTVMPCYDKKLEASRPDFFSQEHQTRDVDCVITTAEERLSVLWSHRRRSLQAAGRRRGLTVRAGVGSPGQSVRCACHVRGSKLVQHWGALDLGVGGVLVGSRRDEAGAGTVLAPLLCLSFLLVGFASAPWYVLVSRGG